From Erigeron canadensis isolate Cc75 chromosome 5, C_canadensis_v1, whole genome shotgun sequence:
ACCAGTCAGTTGATTCCACTGAATATGGTGAGCCACGCCTCAATAAACCATCAAAATGCACAGTTGTAATAATTGATTCGTATACCCTAACCATAGTGCAAACTGTATTTCGTGGTACTTTGTCTATTGGACCTTTCAAGTTTATGTCCATTGTGACAACTGCTGGCGATATGGAGAAGGAATCAGTGCTGATGGCTGACTCATTTGGTAATGTACAATGTGTATCACTACTAAAAGACACCGAACGCAGTGAAGATATCTCAGATGATTCGCAGAAGAATTCTTCTCATTTGGAAATGTCTGATTTGCTCCAAGATTCAAGTGAAGGAGAACTTCCAATTTCATTTGCTGCTTCTGGGCAAGTTTTAGCTATTTTGTATAGAAACCACTGTGTATTTAAGTTGGTGGATAGCAGCGCTATAATTGGAGAGATCTCACTCTTTGACGATCAACTTAGTCGTTACAATGTTGTTGGATGCCTGTTTCTTGGGAGTGATTACTATACAACGGCGCCACATGGTGATGAAACATTTGGCATATTTGTAGAAACTTTCGCTGTGTGGAACAACGAAGGTTATGTAATTATTTATAGCATAACATATTCAGGAGAAACTTTCAAATATGTGCCTCTATGCGCGGTCCCTGCTGTTTCACATCCTCCTAATGTTGAGGTATCGTTTTCTTTTGCTCTATTGAATCAAAATCTTGTTCGGATTGAATCAATTTGCCTTCACACCGGAGAACCTGTGCATTGGAAACCTCTGGTAACGATATGGGCATTGAGTAATAATGATGATAAGTTTCATCAAGAATGCAATTTAGTTGGGAAAGGAAGCTATTTTGATGAATGGTTTGTGGATACAAGTGAAGGACAACATGATCTTTTCAGGAGAGAGTTTGTGGTAACTTCTTCAATGGTTATTTCTGAGAACGACTCCACCCCATATGCAATAGTTTATGGATACGACAGTGGAGAAATAGAAGTTCTACGGTTTATTTTGTTCTCTGAAATTCAGGAAGCTCAAGAGGTGGATTCATGTGCATGGAAGCAATATCTTTCGGGCCACACAGGTGCAATACTTTGTTTGGCTGCACACCAGAAGGTGAGTACATCGACAGGATTTAACTCCAACATTTTTTTAATCTCGGGAAGTATGGATTGTACAATACGTATATGGGATCTTAACTCCTCAAATCTTGTTGCAGTGATGCACCATCATGTACAACCAGTGCGCCAAATCATCCTACCGCCACCCCACACTGATCCTCCTTGGAGTGATTGCTTCTTATCTGTTGGAGATGACTCGTGTGTCGCTTTAGCTTCACTCGACACTCTGCGGGTTGAGAGAATGTTTCCTGGCCACCCATTCATACCTTCTAAAGTGGTATGGGATAGTACACGTGGATATCTGGCATGCTTCTCCCCTAATCATTCAGCAATATCAGATTTATCTGATGTATTGTACATTTGGGATATAAAGTCGGGTGCCCGTGAGCGTGTTCTTCGTGGTACTGCTGCTCAGTCCATGTTTGACCATTTCTGTACGAGCAGTAATAAGAATAACCTTTATGTAAGCTCCATAGAAAGGAACACTTCTGTTTCCTCTCTACTTCTGCCAACAATTGAAGATACACAAGTTTCACAATCGCATCCAAATGCTCCAGATTTAAACCACAACACACATTCAATTGCATGCTCTTGCCCTTTTCCTGGAATTGCAACACTCACTTTTGATATGACATTATTGATGTCCCTTAGATTTGAATCTTCTGAAAGTCATAATGATGTGCATGAGGTTCAAACCCCTAGAAAAGGGATGGATCAAATTAGCAGTTTTATGAAGGAACGGGGAGTCAAAGAGCCTAAACCTTACCTGTTGGAGACAGATGACGGGGATGCTTC
This genomic window contains:
- the LOC122600775 gene encoding uncharacterized protein LOC122600775 isoform X2 — encoded protein: MKCQSVACIWSESPPVHKVTATAVLDRPPTLYTGGSDGTIFWWNLSSDHDIKPVAILCGHTAPISDMGICFPASTLGDEKTSDSSSVAPNSSSVNCGSLISACTDGVLSVWSRDSGHCTRRRKMPAWVGSPYMVKPLPENKRYVCVACCFIDPVNLLDHQSVDSTEYGEPRLNKPSKCTVVIIDSYTLTIVQTVFRGTLSIGPFKFMSIVTTAGDMEKESVLMADSFGNVQCVSLLKDTERSEDISDDSQKNSSHLEMSDLLQDSSEGELPISFAASGQVLAILYRNHCVFKLVDSSAIIGEISLFDDQLSRYNVVGCLFLGSDYYTTAPHGDETFGIFVETFAVWNNEGYVIIYSITYSGETFKYVPLCAVPAVSHPPNVEVSFSFALLNQNLVRIESICLHTGEPVHWKPLVTIWALSNNDDKFHQECNLVGKGSYFDEWFVDTSEGQHDLFRREFVVTSSMVISENDSTPYAIVYGYDSGEIEVLRFILFSEIQEAQEVDSCAWKQYLSGHTGAILCLAAHQKVSTSTGFNSNIFLISGSMDCTIRIWDLNSSNLVAVMHHHVQPVRQIILPPPHTDPPWSDCFLSVGDDSCVALASLDTLRVERMFPGHPFIPSKVVWDSTRGYLACFSPNHSAISDLSDVLYIWDIKSGARERVLRGTAAQSMFDHFCTSSNKNNLYVSSIERNTSVSSLLLPTIEDTQVSQSHPNAPDLNHNTHSIACSCPFPGIATLTFDMTLLMSLRFESSESHNDVHEVQTPRKGMDQISSFMKERGVKEPKPYLLETDDGDASQESPTNAAGYTDWAHSLEGCLFRFSLSVLHLWNVDYELDKLLVLEMKLKKPKNFFVASGLIGDRGSLTLSFPGPNATLELWRSSAEFCAIRSLTMVSLAQHMISLSHSCSTASSALAAFYTRKFAEKYPDIRPPLLQLLISFWQHRSEHVRMAARSLFHCAAARAIPCQLRIKKSLNDESKTSVESTSFETNTGENPLENVTLNITGKEDAEMVAWLESFERQDWISCVGGTSQDAMTSHMVVAAALVVWYPSLVKSTLAMLCVHPLLKLVMSMNERYSSTAAEILAEGMESTWSVCISPEIPRLISDIFLQIEHGSATAVEIRESLVGILLPSLAMADVPAFLHVIERQIWSTASDSPVHIVSLMTLIRVTRGSPRNLAPYLDKVAGGQFYFTDDGSW